Genomic DNA from Hordeum vulgare subsp. vulgare chromosome 2H, MorexV3_pseudomolecules_assembly, whole genome shotgun sequence:
TATTACATTCGAACATAACACGACTTTAATTAAACATTACTAAAACTAAGAACGAAATTTAATTAAACATTACTAAAACTAATCTAATCGGACTCGTCGAGGTAGACGACGTCCGGTCCCTCCACCGTGCAGTCCCCGTCCGTGCCGTTGTCATCGTCAGAACTGTTGGCGAGGTTATCCGAGTCAatatgtcgtcgtcgtcctcgacgaCGGGCTGCGGATTCGCCGCGAGTGCTGCCGCTGCCTGGATTGCCGCCGCGATCTCCGCCTCCTCCCTTGTCGCCTCTGCGGTCGCAGCCCCCGCCGCTGTCGTCTGAGAGGCACGCAGGGCGACGAGCGGCCCCGATAAATCGTCGGGGTCGCCGTCCTCGCAGAGGACGACCTGCTCCTGCGGGAGTTCAACCTCCGGCAGGGGCTGGGGGTTAACGCCTGACGCCTCGGGCGGCGCTGGCTGCCGCCGGGGTTGACGGGGTTGCCCGCGGCCGCCGATGCGCGGCGGTGCTGGTTGATGACATCGGCGTAGGACTTGCCGTCCCAAAAAGCATGCCGGCCGTAGATGTTGTGCCGACCGCCGCGATGGTCACGAACCTCCTCCGCCATCGCGGCGGGCCCGAGCGTCGGGTAGCCGTCCTTGCTGACTTTCCACGGCTTCAAGAGCCGGCACCCGGACGGGACCAGCACCGCGTAGAGGTGAAGCTCCTCCGTCGCCGGAGCGTCAAGGCTCGTTGGCCATATGCTCGGCGGGTTACCACCGGCGTCGGAACTGCTGCCGCCGACGGAGGACGCCATCGTCGGGGCGATAGGTCGGGGGGAAAGGAGCAGCGGGGCGAcgggggagaggaggagaggggaggcgaCGGGGCGGTTGGGCGGTGTTACTCCCCCGGAGTAAATGTGTTGCCTCGGGAAGGCGACGGGCCTCGGGAAACGGTGACTTCAGCCGTTAATGCACGGCCTCGGGAGACGGCCGGACCAACGGTCAATAGGCGGCGGCGTCAGGCGTTAATGCATCGGGCATCGGGAGAAGGCGGACCGACGGTCAATAGGCGACAGCATGAGGCGTtaatgcgtcgggccttgggagaCGGTGAACTGAAGACGCAGGCGGGATTAATGGCGGCGGCCTCGGGAGACGGCGAACCACCGACGCAGGCGGGATTAATGGCGGCGGCCTCGGGAGACGGCGAACCACCGACGCAGGCGGGATTAATGGCGACGGCCTCGGAAGACAGCGAACTGATGACCGCAGGCGGGATTAATGGTGACGGTCTCGGGAACCGACGGGCAATCCGAAACCGACGGGAAGGGGTCTGGTTTGACCGTGATCAGGTTGACATGGAGACAACACGTCACGCCAGCTGACGCGGGTACGACGCTTAACCCCCGGTACCTGTACGTCTCCGGACCGTCGTCTGGCGCCGCCGCGCGTACGTCGTATCGGGGAACTGTCTTTTTTTGTAAAAGGGTATCGTTCAATCTGAATCGTCGTTCTGTCCGGGGTTGTactgaagaaaaagtgtatatttaCATCATAATAGACAATTACTAATCACATTATTGACTTCTATCTATTAGAGTGACTGCACCACCCGGGTCACCAGGTGCCTTTGAGCATCTCCGGGCCCTGACTGACTAAATTCTGGAGCTGGGACATCCATATTTGCCCTATACCAAGAATTCTTAGCATCCTGAACTACTCCGTACTAATTAATTTCTGTACATTTCCCACCTCCTCCAGCGGGACAAGAATTTACAACCGACCCAACGTGTGTATTCAAAGAACCAACCAAAGTAAGCTATATTCACATTCAGGCGAGCGCTTTGTACCACGGGCCGTGGACCTTCTCAGAGACCATGGCCACCCTGATGAGCACTTCAGCCGCCTTCACCACCCGGCCAGCGAGCTTCCCGGCGCCGACGCGGCGCAGGGCCGCATCCACCAGCTTCTGGCCCTTGGCGCCACTGCCCCCGAGAACGACCCCACGGAAGGCACAGTGGACCGCCCGGGAGACCTTCTTGAAGACGACATCCTCTGCTTGGAGGCTCTTCAGGAGCACCCGGGTTATTATCTGCCTCCTGGCCTGAATCTTGGCGTTGGACAAAGAGCCGGCCGAGGCCGACGCGCTCATCATCGCCTCAACGATCTCTTCAGTGCCTGCTTCGGGGGAGTTATCCAGCAGCTTCACCAGAGCGCCGAAGAGTTCGGAGATGACAGTCTCCAGCTCCAGAGGAGTGATCTTACAATTCTCACTCATCAGGACTTGACGCAGGACGAGCATGCTGCACAAACAGCAAGTTCGGCTAGCACACTTAATCCTGCAGACTAGGCTAAAATAACATGAGTATAAAATACTGTAGTAGTTTACCTCGTAGCCATCACTATCACTACTTGAAATTGGTCCTGCACGGCCCTCAATTTCAGAAAGTTGAGGTGGAAGCTCTCAGGAGTTGACTGCAATTGCAAGCCTTCCATACCACTGATAAGCTGTAACAAGCCAACCCTCACAAGCTTCTCAACCTTTTCTCCCTTGCAATCAGGTAAACCTGAACTACCTGCTGAAGCTACAGCAGCTGTTGGAGCTCCATGGCCAGCTCGGAGCACTGTAACACGGGGTTGAGCCTGCCACAATGGATTCAACCAGTGTCAGGAACCAGATAACAAAAAGAATGCTGCTATGCTGCTTGCATGATCCGCTATGTTATCAAGACTCTGCATAGTTAGAAACTTACATGATCTGCTGCTGACAGAACCGAAAGAGCACCAAGATGTTCACTCCATTCTGCGTCCACGATGCTCTTTGATGCTGAAATCCACTGCAGAGTTACAGGGAGAGAAGCTGACGCATTGGCAGGAGGTCCATAGCGACCGCCGAAAGCCTTCTGCACGTACTCCACTCCAGCAGAGCCTTTTATCGTCGGTTGCATCAGCTGAACATATGCCTTGCTCACTTCTACTTGCAGTTGCTATTTATAACGGAAAAATGTTAGAATTACACTGCATAAAACAACTGCAGTTAATTTAATGTATTAACACGCTCAACACACCTTTATTTCTTCCAGAGTGAAACGCAGGCCCTTGATGACAGCAATGACGAACGAGCTGACTCCAGTATCATTATCTTCAGAACTTGCAGCCAACTCGCTCAATAATTTGTCATGACTTGCCTTCATCTCATCATCCTTTGCAGCAGCGGACAGCTTTCTGACCATATCAAGCGAGTACTGCAAAATCAGCCCCAGATATTGGGTGTCCTGGGAGCCTGACTCAAGTAGCTTCATTTGTAATAAAGGAACAAAATTATGTCAATGTTTCCTGAATAAGAAAATGTAAGGAACTAGATGAATTTTTTTTACATGCATAACACTGGGATCTTACCTGGGACAAAATTTCGAGGTCAATGCTCTCATAGATTTCCTCCTTCCATCCCTTGGGAGCCAAGTCGTGCAACGAATCCCTGACTTCCTTTACCAGATTGATCAGTTGGCTGTAGTCTGGTTTGTCTCGTCTCATCGAGTCGGTAACCACATCCCAGAAAGCTTTCTCCATTGTTTCCCTCACTttgtcttggaaatccttctcgaTGGTACGGGCATCAATAGAATTGCCAGCAATTGCGCCACCGTCCTCATGAAGCATCTCATTGACCATTTGCTCATTCTCTGTTGGCAGATTCACTGGTGATGTGCTGCTTGATGCTGCAGAAGCTCCAAACAAGGATCGGACAACAGACCTTGATCCTTTAGCATCTGTTTTGGAGTTCACATTAACCTCAGAAGACGGGAGCTTTCCAGATGAATTAATGCTCAGAGGAGTAGATATGTTTGCAACAGGGGTTGCCAATGGGCTTCCATTCTCCTTTGCTTCAAAGAACTTTGACCTTGCATCTGAGAGAGCAGAGTCCATACGACCGATGCCTGCATCACCACTCAGATGCTGAACCTTCTCTCTTAGGATATTTTGGTCGTCAGAAACCTGTTTCTGAATCGCCTTCATATCATGCGTGAGGTTGTGTGACCGCCCGTCGGCAGTTAACTTGCATGTCTGCATCATTGACAGCTCAAGCTTGCATGCAGCCCTAACAAGATCACCCTCCAATGATCTTGTATCTTTTACTTTCCACACCACAAATCTGTAAAGGTAGGTGCACCACGCTTTGTCAAAATTAACCAACTGAGTCTTGAATTTACTACTTTGACCGGCAATATCATAGGACTTCTGGAAACTAGATGATTCAGCACCATCAAGAGATGGCTGCCTTGAAGCTCTTCCTGGTCCCTCAAGTATTGTCTTAACCAACAGCTCAAACTCCCTGACAAAGCTTGCTGCTGACTCCATGAGTAGCTTCTCTTGCTCACCATCTCCACTTAAAACAGCACTAGGATGAGCCAGTATCATGTAAGCACAGAGTACCACCCTCACTGAATATCTAGACAACCTGCT
This window encodes:
- the LOC123426783 gene encoding uncharacterized protein LOC123426783, with product MGVREPVVMEIPAEEGAAARVPSRIRRRLLEGRTSGGGGPASTEEIEAKLKEADHRRQQFYDWLSCKARKKPRSPSWSSQEEDYGQCLEAKLQAAEEKRLSLLAKAQNRLAKLDELRQAAKNDVEMRIEKEKEELETRVETRVRQAEENRMRLLHADMQRRAALKKRTERSLVQKATSESKYTERMRSAILEKRAAAEKKRLALLEAEKRKAQARLMHIQQAAMTVSSQREAERIKLKEHLESKLQRAERKRAEYLKQRGSPCSSAHADYIKHADFLSRKLARCWRSFMKSRKTTLALAQAYDSLGINEKSVKSMPFEELAMLMGSPTALEPTKALLDRFERRLILCQSASSSSAENIGHLLKRLVTPKRKAPPSKDGRTRVAAKRPARTSETSRLSRYSVRVVLCAYMILAHPSAVLSGDGEQEKLLMESAASFVREFELLVKTILEGPGRASRQPSLDGAESSSFQKSYDIAGQSSKFKTQLVNFDKAWCTYLYRFVVWKVKDTRSLEGDLVRAACKLELSMMQTCKLTADGRSHNLTHDMKAIQKQVSDDQNILREKVQHLSGDAGIGRMDSALSDARSKFFEAKENGSPLATPVANISTPLSINSSGKLPSSEVNVNSKTDAKGSRSVVRSLFGASAASSSTSPVNLPTENEQMVNEMLHEDGGAIAGNSIDARTIEKDFQDKVRETMEKAFWDVVTDSMRRDKPDYSQLINLVKEVRDSLHDLAPKGWKEEIYESIDLEILSQLLESGSQDTQYLGLILQYSLDMVRKLSAAAKDDEMKASHDKLLSELAASSEDNDTGVSSFVIAVIKGLRFTLEEIKQLQVEVSKAYVQLMQPTIKGSAGVEYVQKAFGGRYGPPANASASLPVTLQWISASKSIVDAEWSEHLGALSVLSAADHAQPRVTVLRAGHGAPTAAVASAGSSGLPDCKGEKVEKLVRVGLLQLISGMEGLQLQSTPESFHLNFLKLRAVQDQFQVVIVMATSMLVLRQVLMSENCKITPLELETVISELFGALVKLLDNSPEAGTEEIVEAMMSASASAGSLSNAKIQARRQIITRVLLKSLQAEDVVFKKVSRAVHCAFRGVVLGGSGAKGQKLVDAALRRVGAGKLAGRVVKAAEVLIRVAMVSEKVHGPWYKALA